The following coding sequences are from one Chloracidobacterium sp. window:
- a CDS encoding triose-phosphate isomerase has product MRKPVIAGNWKMYKTLSEAVTTAVDLKPLVANANHCEVVIAPVFTAIKTVADRLEGSNVKVAGQNCATQNEFGAHTGEIAPAMLKDVGCSHVIIGHSERRQFYGETDSSVNKKAKATIASGMTAIVCVGEMLADRESGNAENVVKGQLESSLDGLTVADMERIIIAYEPVWAIGTGKTATPEQAQEMHGHIRQTVENTHGKAVAEAVRILYGGSVKPDNIATLMSQADVDGALVGGASLEAVSFSQIVNYK; this is encoded by the coding sequence ATGAGAAAGCCCGTAATCGCCGGAAATTGGAAAATGTATAAGACGCTGAGCGAGGCCGTAACAACGGCGGTCGACTTAAAACCGCTCGTCGCTAACGCAAATCACTGCGAGGTCGTCATCGCACCCGTATTTACTGCGATCAAGACCGTCGCCGATCGCCTCGAAGGTTCGAACGTCAAGGTTGCCGGCCAAAACTGTGCTACACAGAATGAGTTTGGTGCCCACACGGGCGAGATCGCACCCGCGATGCTCAAGGATGTCGGTTGCTCACACGTGATCATTGGCCATTCCGAAAGGCGGCAGTTTTACGGCGAGACCGATAGCTCGGTCAATAAGAAAGCCAAAGCGACCATCGCCTCAGGAATGACCGCGATCGTCTGCGTCGGCGAAATGCTTGCCGACAGGGAATCGGGTAACGCCGAAAACGTGGTCAAAGGGCAATTGGAATCGAGCCTCGACGGTTTGACAGTTGCCGATATGGAACGTATTATTATCGCTTACGAGCCTGTCTGGGCCATTGGTACGGGTAAAACCGCCACGCCCGAACAGGCTCAAGAAATGCACGGTCACATTCGCCAAACCGTTGAGAACACTCACGGAAAGGCCGTCGCAGAGGCGGTTCGAATACTCTACGGCGGTTCGGTAAAGCCGGACAATATCGCGACACTGATGTCGCAGGCAGACGTTGACGGTGCGTTGGTCGGCGGGGCAAGCCTCGAAGCGGTTAGCTTTTCGCAGATCGTGAATTACAAATAG
- the secG gene encoding preprotein translocase subunit SecG, with product MEYVLYFIFFLSCIVLIAAVLLQPGKTDAGALFTSNVSSSAFSPRGTATVLSKVTIAAAVLFMLSALLLSMPALTGNVSVLSSNPDAPAANANPSVEPAANAAVPVAVDANTAAPATNTGAPIDVAPAPAPANK from the coding sequence TTGGAATACGTTCTCTACTTTATATTTTTTCTCTCGTGCATCGTGCTGATCGCCGCTGTGCTTCTGCAGCCTGGTAAGACCGATGCCGGAGCATTGTTTACGAGCAACGTTTCGAGTTCGGCCTTTAGCCCGCGAGGTACTGCGACAGTTTTGTCGAAGGTCACCATTGCGGCGGCGGTCTTGTTTATGTTGTCTGCTCTATTGCTTTCGATGCCCGCTCTGACCGGTAACGTGTCAGTTCTGTCGAGCAATCCGGACGCACCTGCAGCAAACGCAAATCCATCGGTCGAGCCTGCTGCGAACGCTGCAGTTCCGGTCGCCGTTGACGCTAACACTGCTGCCCCGGCAACGAACACCGGAGCACCAATCGACGTCGCTCCGGCACCCGCACCGGCTAATAAGTAG
- the argB gene encoding acetylglutamate kinase — MNQETLDLLRESLPYIQKFQGKTFVVKFSGKVTEDKENLASLAEELALLHQVGIRVCVIHGGGKQLTELALKLGVVQTVIEGRRVTDDDTLDLAKMIFRGKINTEILAQFRRRGVHAVGLSGVDGGVVKAVKRPPRDVLNRETGATESIDYGHVGDVVEVDASLINTLLDSGYLPIISSLGADDDGRVFNINADTIASEIAIKLGAEKLILLTDVNGIYLEESDPNTKLSKITTSDAKHLIESGRATGGMVPKIESLIDLVGRGVHSAHIVSGTVRNAILAEVFTDSGTGTMVVKD; from the coding sequence ATGAACCAAGAAACACTAGACCTGCTGCGTGAATCGCTTCCCTACATACAAAAATTTCAGGGCAAGACCTTTGTCGTGAAATTCTCCGGAAAGGTGACCGAGGACAAGGAGAATCTTGCCTCACTGGCGGAGGAGTTGGCATTGCTTCATCAGGTCGGCATCCGCGTCTGCGTAATCCACGGCGGCGGCAAGCAGTTGACGGAACTTGCGCTTAAGCTAGGCGTTGTCCAAACCGTTATCGAGGGACGCCGCGTCACCGATGACGACACACTCGACCTGGCAAAAATGATCTTTCGCGGGAAGATAAATACCGAGATCCTCGCTCAGTTCAGGCGACGAGGTGTCCACGCAGTGGGATTATCAGGAGTCGATGGCGGTGTGGTCAAGGCAGTCAAACGTCCGCCAAGGGATGTCCTCAATCGCGAAACCGGTGCGACCGAATCGATCGATTACGGGCACGTAGGCGACGTGGTCGAGGTTGATGCCTCCTTGATAAACACGCTCCTCGACAGCGGTTACCTACCGATCATTTCGTCGCTGGGCGCCGACGATGATGGCCGCGTCTTTAATATCAATGCCGACACCATCGCATCAGAGATCGCGATCAAACTCGGTGCCGAGAAATTAATATTGCTCACCGATGTCAACGGTATATATCTCGAAGAATCAGACCCAAATACTAAGTTGTCAAAGATCACTACATCGGATGCCAAGCATCTGATCGAATCCGGGCGTGCGACCGGTGGAATGGTTCCAAAGATCGAAAGTCTGATCGATCTCGTCGGACGCGGCGTTCACTCCGCTCATATCGTTAGCGGTACGGTCCGAAATGCCATATTGGCAGAGGTCTTTACCGATTCCGGAACAGGAACGATGGTCGTAAAGGACTAA
- a CDS encoding N-acetylornithine carbamoyltransferase translates to MTHFLKTSDLDRSVLDNLIDHAIGIKSVGSPEKPLVGKSIALVFFNPSLRTRASMQVCIYELGGNAVILEPGGTSWTLEHRDGVVMDGNKTEHLAEFVRVLGRYVSAIGVRTFAELKDWETERTDPVLKAFARYSSVPVINLESAMHHPCQSMADMMTMREKFGATKRKVLMTWAWHPKPLPMAVPNSFALAAAQFGHDLTIAHPDGYELDSDLLAEIESQAAANGGSVHYSNDPRSAYDGVDVVYAKSWGSKYFYGNPNIEIEKRAAYRSDWIVDEAKMAKTNNGIFMHCLPVRRNVIVTDSVIESANSVVIDQAENRLHIQKAIMAKLIQ, encoded by the coding sequence ATGACACACTTTCTAAAAACATCTGATCTTGACCGCTCAGTTCTCGATAACTTGATCGACCACGCTATCGGCATCAAATCCGTCGGTTCGCCCGAAAAACCTCTCGTCGGAAAATCGATCGCTCTTGTTTTTTTTAACCCGAGCCTTCGGACCCGTGCGTCGATGCAGGTCTGCATTTACGAACTCGGCGGTAACGCCGTTATACTCGAACCCGGCGGCACTTCGTGGACGCTTGAACACCGTGACGGCGTCGTGATGGACGGCAACAAGACCGAACATCTGGCAGAGTTTGTCCGAGTACTGGGACGCTATGTGTCAGCGATCGGTGTTCGCACATTTGCTGAGCTGAAGGACTGGGAGACGGAGCGAACCGACCCTGTCCTCAAAGCGTTTGCCCGCTATTCCAGCGTGCCGGTGATCAATCTCGAATCCGCAATGCATCATCCGTGTCAGTCGATGGCGGATATGATGACGATGCGCGAGAAATTCGGTGCCACAAAGAGAAAGGTCCTTATGACTTGGGCGTGGCACCCAAAACCGCTACCGATGGCCGTGCCTAACAGTTTTGCTCTTGCCGCAGCCCAATTTGGCCACGACCTGACCATCGCCCACCCCGACGGCTACGAACTCGACAGCGATCTCCTGGCCGAGATCGAGTCTCAGGCCGCGGCAAACGGCGGAAGCGTCCATTATTCAAATGATCCACGGTCGGCGTATGACGGAGTTGATGTCGTTTATGCCAAAAGCTGGGGCAGTAAGTATTTTTACGGAAACCCCAATATCGAAATCGAAAAGCGTGCCGCCTATCGTTCAGACTGGATCGTTGACGAAGCAAAAATGGCAAAAACGAATAACGGAATCTTCATGCATTGCCTGCCGGTCAGACGAAATGTCATCGTGACTGACAGCGTTATTGAGTCGGCAAATTCCGTAGTAATTGATCAAGCCGAAAACCGCCTACATATTCAAAAGGCGATAATGGCCAAACTCATACAGTAA
- a CDS encoding aminotransferase class III-fold pyridoxal phosphate-dependent enzyme, whose protein sequence is MNFEKIRTIESSDQVATYAKMDIAVERGRGAWIWTSEGDKYLDLYGGHAVCATGHSHPRVVKAIAEQAEKVIFYSNLVFSEIRARAAEKLVSIAPPPLEKVFFCNSGTEANENAMRMARMVTGRQKVITFSGGFHGRTADAISATFLGKYREIGRPNVPFHECAEFGDLASVARLADRDTAAIMIEPIQSMSGVREAEPEFFVGLRQVCDDLGIVLIFDEVQTGIGRTGNWFFAGSDNAGGVVPDIVTLAKSLGSGVPVGACLVSDRVAATIKTNDLGTTFGGGMLAMAAVLATLDAIESDDMIRNAARVEQHLRASLSDVADIRAIRGKGCLLGIEFYEPCSDKHKYLLSKNIITGTSSDPKVLRLLPPLMASTDEIDLLVNELKK, encoded by the coding sequence ATGAACTTTGAAAAGATCCGTACGATAGAATCCTCCGATCAGGTAGCGACTTACGCCAAAATGGACATCGCCGTCGAACGCGGCCGCGGAGCCTGGATCTGGACCAGCGAAGGCGATAAATATCTCGACCTCTACGGCGGCCACGCGGTGTGTGCGACCGGCCATTCCCATCCGAGGGTCGTAAAGGCAATCGCAGAACAGGCCGAAAAGGTCATATTTTATTCAAACCTCGTCTTTTCCGAAATCCGGGCCAGAGCAGCCGAAAAGCTGGTCAGTATCGCTCCGCCGCCGCTGGAAAAGGTCTTCTTTTGCAACTCGGGCACCGAAGCTAACGAAAATGCAATGCGCATGGCCAGGATGGTGACAGGCCGTCAAAAGGTCATAACTTTTTCCGGCGGATTTCACGGCCGCACCGCCGATGCCATCTCGGCGACCTTTTTGGGCAAATATCGTGAGATCGGCCGGCCAAACGTTCCCTTTCACGAATGCGCCGAATTCGGCGACCTCGCTAGTGTTGCGAGGTTGGCCGACCGCGATACCGCCGCGATAATGATCGAACCCATCCAGTCGATGTCCGGCGTCCGCGAGGCCGAGCCGGAATTCTTTGTCGGTCTTCGCCAAGTATGCGACGATCTCGGGATCGTTCTGATATTTGACGAGGTTCAAACCGGTATTGGCCGAACCGGCAATTGGTTCTTTGCCGGCAGCGACAATGCCGGCGGTGTTGTGCCCGATATTGTGACACTGGCTAAATCGCTCGGCAGCGGCGTTCCGGTCGGTGCTTGCCTTGTGAGCGATCGTGTTGCCGCAACGATCAAGACTAACGACCTCGGAACTACGTTTGGCGGCGGTATGCTCGCAATGGCCGCCGTTCTGGCTACACTCGATGCGATCGAGAGCGACGATATGATCCGAAACGCTGCACGGGTCGAACAACATCTTAGGGCCTCACTTTCAGATGTTGCAGATATACGAGCGATCCGCGGTAAGGGTTGCCTGCTAGGGATCGAGTTTTACGAGCCTTGTTCGGATAAGCACAAATATTTGTTGTCAAAGAACATAATTACCGGTACCTCGAGCGACCCCAAAGTACTCCGACTCTTGCCGCCACTAATGGCCAGCACCGACGAGATCGACCTGTTGGTCAACGAACTGAAAAAATGA
- the argC gene encoding N-acetyl-gamma-glutamyl-phosphate reductase, producing MTNKPKQKTRVAIFGGSGYGGSELLRILLFHPNVEIVLITANEHAGKPIGEVHKNLFGISEHIFERLPENLSALTDIDVAFFALPHGHALSLIPQLPAQVKAIDLSGDFRIDDKAIFTEFYKIEHTASALQSKFVYGLTEVNRNEISNAQYIANPGCFATATLLALAPLVKNGGLTGKIIVDAKTGSSGSGAKAAANTHHPQRTTSFYAYKPFVHQHLPEIKQCLTTVGALTSEFVFMTHSLPVARGIFVSCYLELTEPISAKAIQKIYRDFYKDSFFIRLVQGSPDINWVKTTNYCDISVHTSGRDVVIFAAIDNLVKGAAGQAVQNMNLMFGLEETTALNLVGTNP from the coding sequence ATGACAAATAAACCGAAACAAAAGACCAGAGTGGCGATCTTCGGCGGATCGGGTTACGGCGGAAGCGAACTATTGCGCATTCTGCTATTTCACCCAAATGTCGAAATAGTACTCATTACTGCGAATGAACACGCCGGAAAGCCGATCGGCGAGGTCCACAAAAACCTTTTCGGGATTTCGGAACATATCTTTGAGCGTTTGCCCGAAAACCTTTCCGCTTTAACCGACATCGATGTCGCCTTTTTCGCCCTTCCGCACGGGCACGCACTTTCCTTGATCCCCCAATTACCTGCACAGGTAAAAGCGATCGATCTATCGGGCGACTTTCGGATCGACGACAAGGCGATCTTTACCGAGTTTTACAAGATCGAGCACACCGCGTCCGCCCTTCAGTCCAAATTTGTATACGGTTTGACCGAGGTCAATCGCAACGAGATCTCAAACGCACAATACATCGCGAATCCCGGTTGCTTTGCTACCGCTACACTGCTCGCTTTAGCACCACTTGTGAAAAACGGTGGCCTAACGGGCAAGATCATCGTCGACGCCAAGACGGGATCGTCCGGTTCAGGAGCAAAGGCGGCTGCCAACACTCATCACCCGCAACGGACGACATCATTTTATGCCTACAAACCGTTTGTTCATCAACATTTGCCTGAGATCAAGCAATGTTTAACAACCGTTGGTGCACTTACTTCCGAGTTTGTATTTATGACTCATAGTTTGCCGGTCGCCCGCGGAATATTTGTTTCTTGTTACCTGGAATTGACTGAGCCAATTTCCGCCAAGGCTATTCAAAAGATATACCGTGATTTTTACAAAGATTCCTTCTTTATACGTCTTGTTCAGGGGTCACCGGACATCAATTGGGTAAAGACAACGAATTATTGTGACATCTCCGTGCATACAAGCGGCCGAGACGTGGTGATATTCGCCGCGATTGACAATCTGGTCAAAGGTGCGGCGGGTCAGGCGGTGCAAAATATGAACCTGATGTTCGGGCTCGAAGAAACAACCGCTCTTAACCTGGTCGGGACAAATCCCTAA
- a CDS encoding ArgR family transcriptional regulator, with protein MQKPARQEMILGLIESDRVSRQDQIVLLLADRGFAVTQASVSRDLVELGIVKVKGNYASPRKSTMSGFGIIDLAIAGENLIVARCQSGLASAIAVKIDAAKIKEIVGTIAGDDTIMIAVENGPKQRLAIKRLWDVLSK; from the coding sequence ATGCAAAAGCCAGCAAGACAAGAGATGATCTTGGGTCTGATCGAAAGCGATCGAGTCAGCCGTCAGGATCAGATAGTCTTATTACTCGCAGATCGCGGCTTTGCCGTCACGCAAGCGAGCGTTTCCCGGGATCTTGTAGAACTGGGAATCGTCAAAGTCAAGGGGAATTACGCTTCGCCCCGGAAATCCACAATGTCCGGATTCGGGATTATTGATCTCGCGATCGCTGGCGAAAATTTGATCGTCGCTCGTTGCCAGTCCGGTCTCGCTTCGGCGATCGCCGTCAAGATCGATGCCGCCAAGATCAAGGAAATTGTCGGAACGATAGCGGGTGACGACACGATAATGATCGCGGTCGAAAACGGCCCCAAACAGCGACTCGCAATAAAGCGGCTTTGGGACGTGCTCTCGAAATAG
- a CDS encoding MCE family protein, with translation MPRTSKKLSISELRVGIFMLAALLVFGFLIINSSGDFNPFEKKMKLRVRFPSADGLRKNAEVQLAGISVGKVEDVKFLPADSPEGERIEATLGIVQVLDKKPIGELIRTDSTATLVATSVLGNDKMINITTGTEKGAPVENDTILKSNSAISMNQLTSTGNDLLKQINMLAIPANEILNKANQGEGTLGRIVNDESLYRSLDGAVTETRATMTRLQTTIEKINEGKGSAGKLVNDPALYDGLNKTVAQLESISADIKAGRGSAGKFVNDDALYNETRAAIADLRKSVGSINDIAADIKLVTADLKDGKGTAGKFLKDEKLYDDAREAISRFNSTTARIESILSDAQAGKGTLGRFVTDETLFNNLNQTASNINQFSSEGTKFLYDFRQNPKKFLRIKLAIF, from the coding sequence GTGCCGAGAACAAGTAAAAAATTAAGTATCAGTGAATTGCGTGTCGGCATATTTATGCTCGCAGCTCTGCTTGTATTCGGCTTCCTCATTATCAACTCAAGCGGCGACTTTAATCCGTTCGAGAAGAAGATGAAGCTTCGCGTCCGCTTTCCCAGTGCGGACGGACTTCGCAAGAATGCCGAAGTGCAGCTTGCCGGCATAAGTGTCGGAAAGGTCGAGGACGTTAAATTTTTGCCGGCGGACAGTCCTGAGGGCGAGCGTATAGAGGCGACTCTCGGCATCGTTCAGGTCCTCGATAAAAAGCCCATCGGCGAACTCATCCGAACCGATTCAACGGCTACTCTTGTTGCGACGTCAGTACTTGGCAACGATAAAATGATCAACATTACGACCGGGACCGAGAAGGGTGCTCCAGTCGAGAATGACACGATCCTCAAGTCAAATTCCGCAATATCGATGAACCAACTGACCTCCACCGGCAACGATCTCCTCAAACAGATCAATATGCTGGCGATACCGGCAAACGAGATCTTGAACAAAGCGAATCAAGGCGAGGGAACACTCGGCCGAATCGTCAATGACGAATCGCTTTACCGCAGCCTTGACGGAGCCGTGACGGAGACCCGGGCGACAATGACCCGCTTGCAAACAACGATCGAAAAGATCAACGAGGGCAAGGGTTCTGCCGGAAAGCTTGTCAATGATCCTGCCCTCTACGACGGCTTAAATAAAACCGTCGCACAATTAGAATCGATCTCTGCAGACATAAAGGCCGGTCGCGGAAGTGCCGGCAAATTCGTAAACGACGACGCTCTCTACAATGAAACAAGAGCCGCAATCGCCGACCTTCGTAAATCCGTGGGCAGTATCAACGATATTGCCGCGGACATCAAACTCGTAACCGCCGACCTAAAAGATGGCAAGGGCACTGCCGGAAAGTTTCTCAAAGATGAAAAGTTGTATGATGATGCTCGCGAGGCCATCAGTCGCTTTAACTCTACCACCGCACGGATCGAATCCATCCTGTCCGATGCTCAGGCCGGAAAAGGCACGCTCGGACGATTTGTTACGGACGAGACACTATTTAATAACCTGAACCAAACTGCATCGAACATTAATCAATTTTCGAGTGAAGGCACCAAGTTCCTCTACGACTTCAGACAAAATCCAAAAAAGTTTCTCCGAATAAAACTCGCAATATTCTAG
- a CDS encoding ATP-binding cassette domain-containing protein yields the protein MSTYRVADAESRVIPAIEFRDVHLAFDDQVILDGVDFAVRRGETKIVLGGSGSGKSTIINLILGLLKPDRGQILVDGEDITDFDDQDLMAVRKKIGMVFQEGALFDSLSVYDNVAYRLIEEGVDDDEIEHEVTRMLHFVDLDDAIDKMPSELSGGMRRRVGIARALVGNPSIVLFDEPTAGLDPPTARTICELAIKLRDLEDVSSIFVTHEMNNLEYLSSEYAIVDGKGEVSFQTEGDFLCLINTEVLMLRNGKIIFSGKDEQLKDADDPYIHRFIRGK from the coding sequence ATGTCTACCTATCGAGTGGCGGACGCTGAATCGCGTGTCATACCCGCTATCGAGTTTCGGGATGTGCATCTTGCCTTTGACGACCAGGTGATACTTGACGGCGTCGACTTTGCAGTCCGTCGCGGTGAAACTAAGATCGTACTCGGTGGCTCCGGCAGCGGAAAGTCGACGATTATTAATCTTATTCTCGGACTTCTTAAACCCGACCGTGGCCAAATCCTGGTGGACGGTGAAGACATAACCGACTTCGATGACCAAGATCTGATGGCTGTTCGGAAAAAGATCGGGATGGTGTTCCAGGAAGGAGCTCTTTTTGATTCGCTTTCGGTGTACGACAATGTTGCATATAGACTGATCGAAGAAGGCGTGGACGATGACGAGATCGAACACGAAGTCACGCGAATGCTCCATTTTGTCGACCTCGATGACGCGATCGACAAAATGCCGAGTGAGTTATCCGGAGGAATGCGGCGCCGAGTCGGTATCGCGAGAGCTCTGGTGGGTAATCCTAGCATTGTCCTTTTTGACGAACCAACGGCCGGGCTTGATCCTCCCACTGCCCGAACAATTTGCGAACTTGCGATCAAACTCCGCGATCTCGAAGACGTTTCGTCGATCTTTGTGACTCACGAAATGAATAATCTTGAGTATCTCAGTTCGGAATATGCTATCGTTGACGGAAAAGGCGAGGTCAGTTTTCAGACTGAAGGTGACTTTCTTTGTTTGATAAATACCGAGGTTTTGATGCTCAGAAACGGGAAAATCATTTTCAGTGGTAAGGACGAACAACTCAAGGATGCCGATGACCCGTATATACATCGTTTTATTCGTGGAAAGTAA